The genomic stretch GCGCTTGACCGCATAGCCGACCGGTGCCCGAATATGCTGCAAGGCAAGAGAAGAGCAGCGGCCCAGAAGCCCGAACCGCTGCCTCACTGCTCTATCGATCGAGAACCGACTCTCAGTTGTCCGGATTCTTCCAACCCTCTGGGAGTTCCCAGCTGTGACAGCTGTTGCAGAAGAGAGTCGAAGTGCCGTGCATACTGTGGCATTCGTAGCAGTTCATCACCCCTTGGTGCGAACTGTGGGGGTTGGCATTCTCACCGCCGCCGTAGTCTCCAGTGGCCTTTGTGACGTCATCATAGTTGTGGCAACCTTCCTGAAGACAGAATTTAGGGGTGGCAAACTTGCGCCCCTCAAGCGGATCGTTGAAGTTGCCGGTCACCCACTTGCCGGCCTCGGCAAGTTGCTCCGAAAGCGCGGGTTCGTGGCAGTCGAGACATGAGACCCCATTGTCTGCATGCGCGGTGATAAGGAGCTTGCCGTCATTGCCGTAATAGCCATTCACATACGCGTTCATCGGTGAATGGCATATGGCGTTGCAGAAGCTCGGCTTGCTGTGAAGGTAGAAGAACCCGCCGACAAGGGCAACGACTACTATGATAATGATGCCCAGCGTGATCCAGAGTCTCTTTCGGGACTTCTTGAACTTCACGGAGCCCATTAGGGCTTCGGTGTCTGACATCTACGACTCACTTCCTGTGGCATTCACGGAGTGGCGATTCTAACAGTCTGCTTGCCATGCGACGTCAGCTATTTAGGCTCATTTCCGAGCAGTTGTTTGAGGGGATTCGCGGTAGTACGATCGGCCAGAGGCCCATCGTATTCCTTGTCGCCATACCAGTTTTTGGCAACCGTCCCACCGAGAAGGTTTGCTACGGCATGACGAGCGGCCACGCTTCCGCTCCATAGAGCCACGGCCTGAGATGTGCCGGTGCTGTATACCTCAACGTTGAAACCGTGGACGCTGATGCCTCCAGCGTACAAGCCTTCGATGGGGGTGAAGAACGGATCACAGACACGGCAGGACTCGTCGATACGGATTCCTCCGTTGGTCTGAATAATGCCGGAGAAGATCCTGAATCCGTAGTAGGGGCCGTCACCGAGAGAAACCATGTATTTTGCGGTCTTGCCGAGAACAGAGTCGCCGGTACCAGCTGTCACGTTCGCTTCATAGGCCTTGATAGTGTTCACGAACGTATCACTAGGCACTCCCATCGCTTGCGCAAGCCCCTCAAGAGTTGGCGCAGTGAAGACGTATTTATTGTCCTTGTACTTCGCCAGATCACTGTCGAGACTGGTAGGTGTCTTGTAGTAGTAGTACCAGAGCGCGTCTGACCCCTTTGTCTCGAAGTACTTCTTCAGATTCTGTCCGAATATCGAGAAGCAATAGCCTTCTGTCTCGATGGCTTTGCCAGCCGGGATGAAGGGATACACAGAAGTCGCCTCTTCATTCACAAATCGCTCACCACGCTGATTCACCCAGACGTTCGTTGGCTGCAGGGCCACGGCGACTCCTAGCGGCGAGGAAAAAGAAAATCCCTTCACATTGTGGAACATGCCCGTGGGATAAACGCCCTTGCACATGCCATGAGCGGTCTGCTCAACCATAAGATGACCGTCGCCATCCTGACCGGCACCGAGCCCGAGGCACTTCTGCTGCACATCTTCGCCCGTGTAGTATGAGAGCAGGTCCAAGTTGGTTCCCATGCCGGCCGTGGCCAACAGGACAGCTTTTGCGTTGATGTTCTTGTACGCGCCAGAGACAACGTCGAGAGCTTGCACGCCAGTGCACTTGTGATCACTGGCCAACAGAAGTGCGGTCGCTCGGGTGTTCAAGCGAATTTCGACATTAGCGTAGGCTGAGTCGGACTTGATCTGGCTGGTGAGTTTCGCCATCGATTTGGCACCGTTGCGAGTCTCATAGTACATATGGGTTTCGTCGAGAAGAACGCCGTGTTTGGTGAAGAGCCATGCCGAGTTCTTGGCTGCATCGAGGTACAGATTGACCAACAGTGCCGGATCCTTCAGATACGTGCTAGCCTTGAACATGTCAAGAGCCTTCTGCCTAGCGGCCGCATAGGTTGTTGCACGAGCCGGCGCGTTGATCTCCGCAAAATTGCTGTTCCCGCCAGTAGCGGAAAGCTTCTCGAGCAAGAGTATCTTCGCCTTCGGCATCTGTTCTGCTGCGATCATCGAGGCCGTGAGACCAGTCAAACCCGCCCCCACAACCACGAAGTCGAACGTTTCTTGAACAGACGTGTTCTGTACGATTCCTATCTTTGCGGAGTTCTCATAGGTGGTGTATTTAGTTCCTTTTGCAGTCCCAGTATCCTGCGCTCCCTGACTTTGAGAAGTGCACCCTGCCGCAGCGACTCCCATGGCCATAGAGGTCAACGCTGCGCCTTTTAGAAATGCCCTTCTCGTCAGCGTCCTTGGACCTTGTTCTGAAACAGTAATCATTGAAATCCCTTCCTCCCTTAGAGCTCAGTGTCTTCTTTCCCTCATAACGAGTCTAGAAGGGGAGGCAAAACGGCGGTATCACTCGCCGCGGATGAATCCATGTGCGGCTTCTTGTATTCGCATCACCCGTGGCGTGTGATAGTCGGTAAGTAGACCCTTTGCATACGCACCGAGTGGAGTCTCGGCAGAAAGCCTCAACTGACTAGCCGTGCGGCATGGAAGGAAAAGCCAAGCACGACTGGGATGTGCCGCCCCTGAGGCTCTTTCGACTTCAGGAAGGCCAAGGGGCACCGCTCCCCGCCTTTGGGCTTGTCTCCGTCGCTGCATCCACCTCACCGAAGCACCGGCGTGCGGTTCTCGTGACTCGATCTCCTAGTGTTATGATGCCAACTGACTGTGAGCCTCATGGGATGGCTCTCTTTCGCTTCGGGGGTTCGTATTGCCAAACGACTGTCCTTGGGAAGTGACTCGTCGTGAATGAGCACGGAATGCCTCAGATTCTGAGAGTCGTCCTGCTTCTGCTTGGGATCTCTTTCTATCTGCTCTGGTTGATCGCAGGGGTCTTCAGCTTCCTAGTGTGGTATGGCGATTCGCCCTACCATGGAATGAACGCATGGCTGGTGACTCTGGTCGCGAATGCGGTCTCCCTGGCACTGGCATATTTTCTCGTCAGACGGATAGGTCCCCTAGTCCAGAGAATCCCCATAGTAGTAGCGTCAGCATGTGTGACAGCAGCGGGTATCGCATTGGTTTCTATTGCGTTGAATGTCGATGGGTATCTCCAGTTCATGATTCCTGGATGTGTGCTCACTGGTATTGGAGCAGGACCGCTTGCGCTCTGCTGGCGGGAGTGTTCCGAGGATTTGGCATCAAAACGGATCCAACGCAGCTTGTTCGCTCTGGCCATGGCATTGGATACCATGTTCTATCTGCTCGTCGTCTCGCTTCCGTTTGTCGTGGCCTTGATAATCTGCACGCTGGCCCCGATCTGTTCGGCCTTGTTCTTCCTCTATTCCTTCGACTCCTCGTCGAAGGCCGGGTCCGTCCTGAAACAGGAGAGAGTGACTGTGACAGCCTCTCAGAGGGGAACGGCCCTGGCAAGAGAGCAGGGAACACATCTGGCAATGTTGCTGCTCTGCTGCCTTTCCTTGTCATTCGCACAAGGAGTCTTCCGGACCGGTTTCCCGGCGGCAAGTGCGCGGTTGCCCTGGACCCTGATAATATCGAGTGCCGTATTGACGATTGTGGGCGTAGCTGCAGTCGACCTGTTTCTGCTGCAGAGGCTGCCGAGCAAGACTCTCCCACGTCTGTTCTTCCCCGTTGTGGTGATTGCGTGTCTGGCAATGCCCTTCTTCGTATCCCAAGACGCCTCGATCGCCCATTTCTTCACTTTTGCCGGTTGCTTCCTGCTCATGGTCTATCTCTATTCCGAGGTAGATGCGGCAAACCCGGGCAGACATCTTCCGACGCAAGTCTTCGCACTAGGGATCATCGCCTCAAATATCGGCTGCATCTTAGGAATCGTCTTTGGGAACATGGCGGGGAGCACCTCTACTACGGCGGTAGTAGGGTTACTTTACGCGGCTGTGTGCCTCGCTCTATGCCTATGTCGCGAACTGAGGAAGTCCTCGGTAGAGAGTGAACGCTTCTTGCCCGTGGCCAAGTCCGGAGAGAAGTACAACATATTTCGGATCCCTGCCGAGCCGGGAATGACCATGATAGACAGCATTTCCCGCCAATGCCATGGCGCAGCGATACAGTACGCACTCTCGACACGCGAGGAGGAAGTGCTGCGGTACTTGGTCAGGGGGAAGAGCGCAAAATCGATAGCGAGCAGCACATATATCTCCTACAACACCACGAAGACCCACATGAGCCACATCTACCAGAAGCTTGGCATACACACGCGCGAAGCGATGATTCAACTTGTGGAATCCATCACAATCAATGAGTGAGCTGCTGACCAGTAGCCTATGAGGCATGGTTCATGGGAATAGAATCCAGCCAACAGGAACGAAAGCTTGAATGGGAGATGGCCTGCCTGTAGTGGCGCTAGGAACAGTTTGTCCCTAGCGCCTGCGCCGCCAACTCGCATACGCCCCCGCGCACAACGACAACCACGCCCCGCCGAACAGCCACGACGCGATCACATCGCTGGGCCAATGGACGCCGAGGTAGACCCGCGAAAGCCCCACCAGCACGATCACGACTGCGGCGACCACAGCAGTCAGTACCCGGGGCCATCCGCACTTGACCGCATAACCCACGAGCACCCCGAACATGCCGAAGAACAGCAGTGATGCCAGCGCATGACCGGACGGGAACGAGTACGACGTCGGCAACGCGATCAGGGCATTGCCGGATGGAGGCCGCGTCCGCACGTACAGGTTCTTCGCCAGTGCCCCGAGGAGCGCTCCCGCCCCGACCGTCCCGGCAAGCGCGATCGCCTCGGCACGGTGTCTGAACGCGTAGAGCCCCAGCGAGACCACAGCGACCAGCAGCCACATCGTGGCGCCATTCGCAATCGAAGTCACGAGCATAAATACGCGCGTCAGTTCGGGCGTGCGCCAGGCGTGCACAGCTGCTGTGACGCTGCTGTCAAACTTCGCGATCGCCGAGGAGATCCGGAAGTCCTCGGCGAGTTCGAAGAATGCTGCGAGGCACAGGGCGGCCACAGCCACCCCCGCCAGAAGCGGCCAGATGCGGCGCGTGCGCGTTCTCGCCCGGGCCACCTACGCGTCCGCCGCTTCGAGGAGACGCGCGGCGATCTGCTTCTTGCGCGAAAGCACGCCCGGCATCCACGCCGAGCCACCTACGAGCGAGATCCCCAGCGCGCGCTCGATCCCGCGCGTCGCACCGACTGCGAGAACTTCGCTCCCCTCGCGCATGATGTCGGTCACCAGCAGCACGACCGCCGAGTACCCGCGCGCCTCGCGCAGGGTCTCCATCGTCGCGCGCAGCTCGTCGGCGTGCTCCATGACGGCGTTCGCGTCGACGGTCTCATACTGCGAGACCAGGAGCGTCCCCTTGCCCACGCGGAACTCTTTCGCGTCCGCGCGAACCACACCCTCCGCCGAGAACACCTCGCCGACCCGTCGCGAGCGCAGAAGCTCCATCCCAAACTCGATCGGGTCCACTCCCACGGTGCTCGCGAGTTCAGTGGCGATGCGGCGATCGGTGTCGGTGGTGGTCGGCGACTTCAGGAGCACGGTGTCCGTCAATATAGCCGAGAGCAGGATCCCCGCGATCGCGGCCGGAATCTCCACGCCGAGCTCTCGGAAGCGCGCCGCCACGATCGTGGCCGTCGAACCGACTGGCATGTTGAGGAACAGAATCGGGCTCGCGCTCTGAATGTCCCCCACGCGGTGATGATCGACGATCTCGACCACGGTCGCGTCTTCGATCCCCAGCGCAGACTGCGCGACCTCGTTGTGGTCGACAAGCACGACGCGCCGCCGCGTCCCGCGCGCGACATCGGTACGTGTGAGAATGCCCACGACCCGGCCATCCTCCCCGCTCACCACGGCCTCGCGCTGAGAGCTGGCGAGGAGGTCCTCCGCCGCCTCGGCAAGCAGTGCCTCGGGGCCGACCGTGAGCACGTCGGTGTCCATCAGGTCGCCGACCGCATGCGCAAGCGAAACCAGGCGCGCAGCCGAGTACGTGTCGCGCGAGGTGACGACAACGGCGGCGCCCTTGGCGCGCGCGAGTTCAATGACGTCGTCGGCAGGGCGGAAGCCGCCGGTCGAGATCAGGCACGCCGCACCTGCTGCCAGCGCCATCGGCTGAGTGCGAAGGCGGTCGCCCACGATGAGCGTGTCGCCCGGACGGATGCGCGCAGCCATCGTTGAGGGCTCGGCGGCACCCACGATGACGTCGCCGCTGATCTCGGCTCCCGCGTCGCCGCACAGAAGCTCGCCGTCGAGTGCGAGCACAAGCTGCTCCACGCTTACCGGCATGCGCTGGAACCCTGCGATCACCGTTTCGTCGAGGTAGTGTTCGGCGAGCACGCGTTCGCCCACGAAGCCCACCGCACGGCCATCGACGTCGACCACCGGTACGCCACGCACGCCGTGCTGCCGCATGATGCGGCCGGCCGCAAGCATCGGGTCCTCGGGGCGAATCGTGATCGGTTCGGGCGTCATGACATCGCGAACGCGGGTTCGAACGTGCTCGAGTTCGGCGGGCGCATCAAGACCGAAGCGCTCGAACACCCAGCGGGTCTCCTTGGGCAGCGGCCCGAGCCGCACCGGCAGATAGACGTCGCACGCGTCGGTGACGTTCTTGAGGTGCGCGTATGCGACAGCCGAGCAGATGCTGTCGTTATCGGGATTCCTGTGGCCGAAGACGAGGATCTGGCCCATGTTTCCTCCTGCGCCGCGCTCGCGGACTTAAGGCTTGAGCTTGACTATTGGAGCGTACCCGACCAGCAGCTTCTTCGTCTCTCCGGTGCGGTCGAATCTGATCTCGAGCGCGTCGCCGTTGACCGACAGCACCCGCCCGCGCCCGAACGCCTTATGATCGACGATGTCACCTGGACAAAACGTCTCGGCGGATTCCTTGGGCGCACGTGAGACCGGGCCCGCCGGCGCGCCGGAGCCGAACACGCGGCCGCCACTGGCGCCGGCACCCGTGCCATGACCGAGCGTTCCGCGCCTGTCGCCGCGCTTCTCCCATCCGCCGCCTGACACACCGTCAGAGCCCACACCGCAAGCCAGAAGGTGCTCGGCGGGAATCTCGCTCACGAAGCGGCTCGTGGGGTTGTGCTGGGTGGTGCCGTAGATCGAGCGCGAGTTCGCGTGCGTCAGGTAGAGCCGTTCGCGGGCGCGCGTGATCGCGACGTAGGCGAGGCGGCGCTCCTCCTCAAGACCGGAAGGATCGAACATGGAGTTCGCGTGCGGGAAGATCGACTCCTCAAGCCCGACGACGAACACGACCGGATACTCGAGGCCTTTCGCCGTGTGCACGGTCATGAGCGTGACGAAGTCGTCGCCCTCAGCGATCGAATCAAGATCGGTGCGAAGCGCGAGCCATTCCATGAATGCGGGAAGATCGGGCGTATCGTGGTTCTCGGCGAACTCGGCGACGACGGTGAAGAACTCGCGGACGTTCTCGGCGCGCTTCATTCCCTCGTCGGTGCGCTCGGCCTCGTAGGCGTCGAGCATGCCCGAGCGGGCCACGATCATCTCGACGAGCTGACGCAGGTCGCCCTGCATCGAGCGCAGCTCGTCGAGCAGCTCCGTGAACTGCGCGATCGCGGTGCGGGCGCCCGAGCGGTGAGTGTCGTCATCGGCGGCCGAGCGAAGCGCCGTCTCGAAGCCGACGCCGGCCTCATGCGCAGCAGACTCCACGCGCTCGACCGTCGTTGAGCCGATGTTGCGCTTGGGTGTGTTGATGATTCGCTTGAGCGAGATATCATCGGCGGGGTTCACGACGGCCTTGAGGTACGCCATCACGTCGCGGATCTCGGCGCGGTCGAAGAAGCGCGTGCCGCCGACGATTCGGTACGGCACGCCGGCCTTCATGAGCGCGTCTTCCAGCACGCGGGACTGCGCGTTGGTGCGGTAGAACACGGCGATGTCGGTGTAGTGGCGGTACATGGTGCGGACAAGCCGCTCGATCTCGCCCGCGATGAAACGCGCTTCGTCGCGCTCGTCGGTCGCGAGGTAGCTCGAGATCTTCTCGCCCTCGGCGTTGGCGGTGAAGAGCGTCTTGACCTTGCGGTTGGGATTGTTCGCGACAACGGCATTTGCGGCCGCGAGGATGCGGGCGGTCGAGCGATAGTTCTGCTCGAGTTTGACCACCGCGGCCACAGGATAGTCGCGTTCGAACTCGAGGATGTTTCGCAGGTCCGCCCCACGCCAAGAGTAGATCGACTGGTCGTCGTCGCCGACGACCATGAGGTTGCCGTGGCCGGCCGCCAGCATGTTGGTGATCTGGTACTGCGCGTGGTTGGTGTCCTGGTACTCGTCCACCGAGATGTAGCGGAAGCGGTTCTGATACACGCTCAGCACATGCGGGTGCTCGGAAAGCAACCGGTAGGCGTTGCGCAGCAGATCGTCGAAGTCCATCGCGTTGGAGGTGAGCAGGCGCTGTTGGTAGCGTTCGAAGACCTGCGCAGCTTTGCGGTCAAGCGGCATGGCCGCCTTCGCCGCAAACGCGCTCGCCGTCATGAGCTCGTTCTTGGCCGCCGAGATCCTGTTGGCGATTCCGTTGATCGGATACTGCTTCTCGTCGATATCGAACTCGCGCATGACCTCTTTGATGAGGCGCTTGGAGTCGTCGGCGTCGTAGATGGTGAAGTTGCGGGTGAAGCCGAGTAGCTCGCCGTAGGATCGCAGCATGCGCACGCACATCGCGTGGAAGGTGAGCACCCACATGTCGCGCACGCGGGGCCCGACGAGTTCGCCGAGACGCCCCCGCATCTCGGCGGCGGCCTTGTTGGTGAACGTGATTGCCAAGATCTCGCCGGAACTAGCGCCCAGATCGCCGACGAGGTGTGCTATGCGAAACGTGAGTACGCGCGTCTTACCGCTGCCGGCCCCCGCGAGAACGAGGAGCGGGCCTTCGGTGGTCAGCACGGCTTGACGCTGCGCGGGATTGAGTGTGGAGAGATCGATATTCATGGGACGGGTAGTTTACCATGCCGAGAGGCCCCGGGAGGCGCTATCGGCTGGGGAGTCGGACTTCTTGTGAGATCATCTCAGATCGGCCTGCTGTCGTTCGTCTCGCGGATCTCCCGAAGAATGTCCCGTGATGGCCGCGAATCGAGCACAGGCCCTGCGGCGATCTTCTTCATCGTCAGAAGCGCAACCCGCTTCGCGAGCGCTCGGTCAGCCGTTTCCAGCCTGCAACCAAGAACCTGCGCAAGCGCGACATAGGCGGCGTCAAAAGCGGAGATACCGTTTTCGACCAGCTCCGCTGCCAACAGGACCTGCTCACGATCGGGCCCAAGAAGCGTCACGCCGGCGTCAAGAAACGTGCCCATGGCGTCAGCCAAGTCGGGCACCTCCCGATTCCGCCGAGCAAACACGTTGCACAGTTCATGCACGAGCAACGTCGGGGCGACAAGCTGCACCTCCCCCGCAGCATGCGCGGCGAGCAGCTTGTCCGCTTCGGGTACACCGTCTTCGTTCGCGGTCACAAACCACTTCACGGCGATGCTCGCATCAACCACGATCAGCGACGCGTCAGCCTTCATGGCGGGTCTCCTCGGCAGCT from Coriobacteriia bacterium encodes the following:
- a CDS encoding putative manganese-dependent inorganic diphosphatase; its protein translation is MGQILVFGHRNPDNDSICSAVAYAHLKNVTDACDVYLPVRLGPLPKETRWVFERFGLDAPAELEHVRTRVRDVMTPEPITIRPEDPMLAAGRIMRQHGVRGVPVVDVDGRAVGFVGERVLAEHYLDETVIAGFQRMPVSVEQLVLALDGELLCGDAGAEISGDVIVGAAEPSTMAARIRPGDTLIVGDRLRTQPMALAAGAACLISTGGFRPADDVIELARAKGAAVVVTSRDTYSAARLVSLAHAVGDLMDTDVLTVGPEALLAEAAEDLLASSQREAVVSGEDGRVVGILTRTDVARGTRRRVVLVDHNEVAQSALGIEDATVVEIVDHHRVGDIQSASPILFLNMPVGSTATIVAARFRELGVEIPAAIAGILLSAILTDTVLLKSPTTTDTDRRIATELASTVGVDPIEFGMELLRSRRVGEVFSAEGVVRADAKEFRVGKGTLLVSQYETVDANAVMEHADELRATMETLREARGYSAVVLLVTDIMREGSEVLAVGATRGIERALGISLVGGSAWMPGVLSRKKQIAARLLEAADA
- a CDS encoding phosphatase PAP2 family protein → MARARTRTRRIWPLLAGVAVAALCLAAFFELAEDFRISSAIAKFDSSVTAAVHAWRTPELTRVFMLVTSIANGATMWLLVAVVSLGLYAFRHRAEAIALAGTVGAGALLGALAKNLYVRTRPPSGNALIALPTSYSFPSGHALASLLFFGMFGVLVGYAVKCGWPRVLTAVVAAVVIVLVGLSRVYLGVHWPSDVIASWLFGGAWLSLCAGAYASWRRRR
- a CDS encoding cytochrome c3 family protein; the protein is MSDTEALMGSVKFKKSRKRLWITLGIIIIVVVALVGGFFYLHSKPSFCNAICHSPMNAYVNGYYGNDGKLLITAHADNGVSCLDCHEPALSEQLAEAGKWVTGNFNDPLEGRKFATPKFCLQEGCHNYDDVTKATGDYGGGENANPHSSHQGVMNCYECHSMHGTSTLFCNSCHSWELPEGWKNPDN
- a CDS encoding UvrD-helicase domain-containing protein produces the protein MNIDLSTLNPAQRQAVLTTEGPLLVLAGAGSGKTRVLTFRIAHLVGDLGASSGEILAITFTNKAAAEMRGRLGELVGPRVRDMWVLTFHAMCVRMLRSYGELLGFTRNFTIYDADDSKRLIKEVMREFDIDEKQYPINGIANRISAAKNELMTASAFAAKAAMPLDRKAAQVFERYQQRLLTSNAMDFDDLLRNAYRLLSEHPHVLSVYQNRFRYISVDEYQDTNHAQYQITNMLAAGHGNLMVVGDDDQSIYSWRGADLRNILEFERDYPVAAVVKLEQNYRSTARILAAANAVVANNPNRKVKTLFTANAEGEKISSYLATDERDEARFIAGEIERLVRTMYRHYTDIAVFYRTNAQSRVLEDALMKAGVPYRIVGGTRFFDRAEIRDVMAYLKAVVNPADDISLKRIINTPKRNIGSTTVERVESAAHEAGVGFETALRSAADDDTHRSGARTAIAQFTELLDELRSMQGDLRQLVEMIVARSGMLDAYEAERTDEGMKRAENVREFFTVVAEFAENHDTPDLPAFMEWLALRTDLDSIAEGDDFVTLMTVHTAKGLEYPVVFVVGLEESIFPHANSMFDPSGLEEERRLAYVAITRARERLYLTHANSRSIYGTTQHNPTSRFVSEIPAEHLLACGVGSDGVSGGGWEKRGDRRGTLGHGTGAGASGGRVFGSGAPAGPVSRAPKESAETFCPGDIVDHKAFGRGRVLSVNGDALEIRFDRTGETKKLLVGYAPIVKLKP
- a CDS encoding response regulator transcription factor, which codes for MASKRIQRSLFALAMALDTMFYLLVVSLPFVVALIICTLAPICSALFFLYSFDSSSKAGSVLKQERVTVTASQRGTALAREQGTHLAMLLLCCLSLSFAQGVFRTGFPAASARLPWTLIISSAVLTIVGVAAVDLFLLQRLPSKTLPRLFFPVVVIACLAMPFFVSQDASIAHFFTFAGCFLLMVYLYSEVDAANPGRHLPTQVFALGIIASNIGCILGIVFGNMAGSTSTTAVVGLLYAAVCLALCLCRELRKSSVESERFLPVAKSGEKYNIFRIPAEPGMTMIDSISRQCHGAAIQYALSTREEEVLRYLVRGKSAKSIASSTYISYNTTKTHMSHIYQKLGIHTREAMIQLVESITINE
- a CDS encoding FAD-binding protein; the encoded protein is MTGLTASMIAAEQMPKAKILLLEKLSATGGNSNFAEINAPARATTYAAARQKALDMFKASTYLKDPALLVNLYLDAAKNSAWLFTKHGVLLDETHMYYETRNGAKSMAKLTSQIKSDSAYANVEIRLNTRATALLLASDHKCTGVQALDVVSGAYKNINAKAVLLATAGMGTNLDLLSYYTGEDVQQKCLGLGAGQDGDGHLMVEQTAHGMCKGVYPTGMFHNVKGFSFSSPLGVAVALQPTNVWVNQRGERFVNEEATSVYPFIPAGKAIETEGYCFSIFGQNLKKYFETKGSDALWYYYYKTPTSLDSDLAKYKDNKYVFTAPTLEGLAQAMGVPSDTFVNTIKAYEANVTAGTGDSVLGKTAKYMVSLGDGPYYGFRIFSGIIQTNGGIRIDESCRVCDPFFTPIEGLYAGGISVHGFNVEVYSTGTSQAVALWSGSVAARHAVANLLGGTVAKNWYGDKEYDGPLADRTTANPLKQLLGNEPK
- a CDS encoding type II toxin-antitoxin system VapC family toxin, which encodes MKADASLIVVDASIAVKWFVTANEDGVPEADKLLAAHAAGEVQLVAPTLLVHELCNVFARRNREVPDLADAMGTFLDAGVTLLGPDREQVLLAAELVENGISAFDAAYVALAQVLGCRLETADRALAKRVALLTMKKIAAGPVLDSRPSRDILREIRETNDSRPI